The DNA segment TATTGATATAtttatatgtgaataaattattataatcaTCGAGAGTTTATATTGGTCTCTTTGGAATATAAAAAAACTAATGGGTAAACCCGAAGTAACACAATGACATTACGTTAACATGTAAACTGTATTAGACAAACTGTGCGACAATTTAGTCCAAAAAGATATTGTTAAAGAGAATCAAATTTCTGACATAATCATATGAAGTGTTTTTGAAGTTAATATAAGTGTGTTGATTGAATGTAATTTGCcattatatctatatatatatatatataattttgttatGCTGCCCATCAATCATGTCTGACTCTGTGCCCACTATGTATAATATGTGAGTTGCCCAGTACAATAGAtaagttgacttgtacatgatgGACACGAAGTCGGGTATGGTTGGTGGAGAGCATAACAAaactttttatatatatatatatatatggtggaCACGAAAAAAAGAACATTGATTGAATCCAAAAGATTTGATAATAGAAATGGATAGAATGAATAAAGAATCATCAACTAACTGCATAGAATAGACAAGTGAGGTGGGTGATACAGGCAATGTTAGCCAGCCTCGTTTGAATCCACGTCGACACACATTACAAAACGgtgccttttttattttttatttttgttttattttataagtTTTCCTCTGGTTTTTAACTTCATTTCATGCAATTTGCAAGAAAGAACAGATACTTACATCACCCCCCACCAActcttctttttttatttttagttcttTCAGGCTAATGTTTTTGTGTGTAAATGATTGGAATCTGAATCGTACTGCATATTCCTCGAGTTCTGTGTGGGGTTTTTTTGGTGGGTTTTGGAATAAAATATATGTTAATGGGGGATAGTGAGAGCTGTAGTAGCCGGCAGTCGGAGTGGTCACCGGTTCAAGGTAGGAAAAGAAGGCAGAAAGCTGAGGTTTTTGACGAAGTTTTGGAAAGATTAAAAGAACTGGATGTTGAAGAGGCTGCTGAACCAGGTTTTGAAGAGGAGTTGTGGGCTCATTTTAGCATGCTTCCTGATcggtaatttttgttttttcccAACTTGTTTTTGAAGAATCATGTTTTAGGCTGAATCCCAAGTTTTTTTGTTGCTTTGAGTTGTTTCGGGAAGTGGGGTATTTTACTTGTTGAAGGTGGGTGAGAATTTGAGTTTTGGGTGTGTTGTTTGTGTTTCCGGTTTTACATGTGATCTAAGCCAAGCTTTTGAGAGAAGAAAACATGGGAAATAAAGTTCAAGTTTAAAACTTTaggttttaattttggaaagaAAGATGGTGGTGTGTGATCATTTAGTTGGTGGAGCCTAAAGGAAGGGGGAACATGTCCTCTTTTGTTTCTTGCAGTTAAAAGTTGGTGTGTTTGACTAATTCAACTCATAGGGTGACATGTTCTGTTAATCTTTACGAAAGAATATTTCCTTTTGACATTTGGTGCTAGTTTTGGTCTGGATAAGTACATCTTGCTGTGAGATTGTTGGGCTTGAAATGATTGATGCACCATTGAGTACCATTCATTCATATTCTAGTTATACTCTGGATGTGAACACCGAAAGGGCAGAGGATGTCCTCAGGCACAAGAAATTGTTGAGTTTGGCGCGCGATCCTCGCACTAGACCGGCAGTTGATGTCCGCCTTGTGCAGGTATAGCACCTTCTCTATTGTATTTCTTTCATTGTTTTGGACTAGGGACATCGGTTCTGCTAAATTTGGTTCTTTCAAGATAGCTTTTACTTGCTTTACATTAAGCATCTTCTTGATTAACTTCTTCTGGTTTTATTGATTCCTTTGTAAATGTTTTCTGTTATCTTATAGCTTCAGTTGGTAAAGAATGTTTGTTTTCTTTATAACTCAGGTTCTTCTGGAGGATGCTGTTCATTCAAGCTTCGTTACAGGGGGGGATGCTTTTGGGTTTGATGGGTAAAGGAGTTAGATACTTTGTGCATAAAATTTACTTTAGAAATGGAATTTTAGACAGGAATTGAAGTCCTTCATTTGTTTCTTTTAAGTTCTCATCCTCCTCCCGCATTTGGGTTGTCATCAAATCATGAACTTGCATTTGTTGCTAATAAATCTGATGCTACTAATCGGGACAGCTCCATGAGTAGGAAATCACGCCCATTGCGGTAATATTCTAAAAGGTTTGAGCCAGAATgagcttttgttttgtttttcgggaGTGAGAATATTGTTCCAGGAGGCATGGGGATTTTGGTGCAATATCAATGAGTAAGACATACATATTAAACTGACGTGGTACGATGCTGATTCTATCAGGCCACTCCATGAAATCACAATTTCAACGAAAGACAAGCCAAAGCTCCTCAGTGGGGTAATTCCTCTGCATTTCGTCAAATGAATGAAACACTTCCTGAAAATTTCTTTAATATGTTTTTATTACTATGCAGCATGCAAACCATAGAAATATCGCTAATTATAGACTTGGTTGCACATCTCATTTTTCACGAGAAAAATGAACATGAATTTGATTGGATGAACGATTAGATTAATCCCATTATTCCCATGATATAATCTTAATGTATGTTTGCTTATGATATGTATCGGTGATTTTGTCATTTCGTAAGTGATTCAGCTCTTCGAACCAGTTACTTGTAAAAGAGCTTGATCCTGTCAAACTGGCGGATTCTTCCTTACAAGTTCTTTTAATGTACCTTATGCAGTCATGTATAGTTTCTTTTGATGATAACCGAGGTCCTAATGTATAGTTTCTTTCGATGACGTATGTGGTCCTAATCTATACTTTCATTTGATGATAACTGAGGTCCTCGTTCTATTGAAACTTTCAGTTGACTTCCCTGATGTCTGAGATAGGGCTGAACATTCAAGAAGCCCATGCTTTTTGCACGATAGATGGTTATTCCTTGGATGTCTTTGTTGTTGATGGTTGGGAACACAAGGTACCTTTTTTCGTAAATTTGAATCACCGTAAGTATCAGCATCATTTCATTCTTCGAAGTTTGGGACTCTTAAGAATGACGTGTTAGTTTAAAAACAAATGAATTAAGAAATGGCACATCTTAATAAATTGATTGAATTCGATGTGTTTCATGTTTAAGCATGTCAAACTTTGgctgcatttttttttatcctcACTCATCCAGTATGCTGAAATTGATTGATGCCTACTTCAAATTCTTAGGGAATTGAGCATCTCAGAAACACCTTAGTGAAAGAAATTCCAAATATTGAGGTACGTGAGACATGGAATCCTACCCAAGCTATTGTTGTTTATTTAGACTTGATTACAAAACATACTGCAGAAGCAATCGGGGGGCATTAAACAAGAGCTGGTGTCTCCTGCTGGAGGACAAGGGCCGAGAAGGAATCTGTTTCCACCAAATAATGTGGAAATTCCTTTTGATGGCAGTGACGTCTGGGAAATCAACGCTAAGTTGCTGGATTTTGAATACAAGATTGCTTCGGGGTCAAACGGAGACTTGTGAGTTTAATCTCTCTAACTGTCatggatttggaaattttatttagATCAATATATATAATTGCGAAAATCTATACAGATACAAAGGTTCGTTTCAAAGTCAAGATGTGGCGATCAAAGTTTTCAAGACCGAGTTCATTAATGGAGACATACAACGGGAGTTTGCTCAAGAAGTCTATATATTGAGGTAACCCCAGTTGAAGAATAAACATGTCGATGAACTAGACTAATACCAATTCATGTAAGGAAACTATTGCACAAATTTTTTCATTGTCAGTATCAAAGAGAACATGTTGATGAACTAGACTAATACCAATAAAAAGCTTAATGTACCAAAAGTcagtatttaattataattttgaaaGAATTTTATGTTCAACCGTCACCCGCCTGCATAGAAATTCTATATTTTTTTGCTCAAAAGTTCAAGAGCCCTCTTTGCCATGAAGGAACTTCCTTTCTGTTACATCATCTAATTCAAACGGCCACTGTTGATTTAGATTTGGAAAATCTGGTCTTTTCTTCATCTGCCATATCTACGAAAGGCTAGAGTAGAAAACGAAGTAGCTTTTCCTCGAtttttttgataaaaagatgcattttttttaaaaaaattatagtaCCAACTAAAGCTTTTGATATCTTTCTAATTCAGGAAAGTCCGGCACAAAAATGTAATTCAATTTATAGGTGCATGTACGAGACCTCCACTCTTATGTATTGTTACTGGTAATACTGCTTACCATCTTTGTTATTTCAACGAGCGCATCAAGATGTGTGCATCTGTTTCTTTTAAACCTTTGGTTCTCTATTCAGAATTCATGTCTGGTGGAAGTGTATACGACTTCCTACACAAACAAAAGGGTGTTTTCAAGCTTCCTGCCTTATTAAAGGTCGCGATTGATGTGTCTAAAGGAATGAGCTACTTGCATCATAATAATATAATTCATAGGGACTTAAAGGCGGCCAATCTCTTGATGGACGAAAACGATGTAAGaaactaatagatctccaaatGACCATTTTTTTGTCTGTAACATTCATAAACATATATTGGAGCATGTCCCCATATCAATAATGATTGATGATATGCAGGTGGTTAAAATTGCTGATTTTGGTGTTGCTCGAGTGCAACTTCAGTCCGGGGTCATGACTGCCGAAACTGGAACTTATCGCTGGATGGCTCCCGAGGTTCATTAATTTTTCATTTATATAGCATACGTTCTTTGGGGTACTAATTGCTCGATTTTAAATCCTTTATAACACATCTCCAAGGAGCTTGAATTTTAGGAGAAAGTGGTCTATACATGCGCACCATTTCACTAAACTACGTGTTCCATCGAAATGAGGGCTAGACATGCTTGACATACGTATTTTTCACGTTGAAAGGTTATCGAACACAAGCCATACAATCATAAAGCAGATGTTTTCAGCTTCGGAATTGTGCTTTGGGAACTCCTAACCGGAAAGGTTTTTATCATTTAGTTATTTCAGTATCTTGAACTTCCGTAGATGAAATATTCACTTTATTTAGCATGAAACCAGCTACCATACGCAAACTTGACCCCGTTGCAGGCGGCAGTTGGTGTCGTCCAGAAGGTACACCATATCAATGACCATACCTTCTTTTCCATGAATGGTCTAATTACACGAAATATTCAGTTTTTTCTAAATCTGAAAACGTGTTTCAGCGTTTGAGACCAGCAATACCAAGGCACACTCATCCCCTAGTAGTTGAATTGCTCGAAAGGTGTTGGCAGCAAGAACCATCTTTAAGACCTGAGTTCTCTGAACTGGTAGAAATTTTGCAGTACATGGCTGAAAAGGTAACCTGCAGCGACGTCTGCTGGTGCTTTTCCCGTCTTTCATTTACATAgtttcttgattcaaacctGATGGATCGTTTGAAACAGGTGTCCGAAGAAGAGCGGGCCACCAAGAAGAGAAATCTGGGGGATCATGTCAGCtcatgaatgcatgaatgcctCGGAAGTTGGAGACTTGTTGATTTCTCCAGTATCACTGGTTCTGTTACGCGACGTATTCGTGGGGGCTAAAACGATTGACTGATGGAGAGATCAAGTTTAGGATGTTAAACAGTTTGGTGCCACCAATTCATGCATGACAAACGTCAAACAATGTACAGCATTTTCGGGTTCGGTAAGAAGATCTAGGATGAAGCTGAATCCACCCGTTTTGTATGATAAAAATATCGCATAAATATTTGTACCATTGATGCCCCAAAGATGTGAAACAGGATAATATCAGAACGATGAGTGCAGAGTGTAAGTGGCAACTGTGGACAGGAAAAacactctaaatatttttagaggttgcaaacactaagTATAATCAGAAACCAAATCAAATcgataaaatcaaatcaacctGCATCAACATGGTTTGAATTGGTTTTCAATCATAGTTTTGGATCGCTTTTTAAATCAACCATATGGAAAAAAAATGGTTTTATAAACGGTAACATATGATTTGgttcaaatttttttcaaaaaccgaaTCAAACCATTGTGAACACTCATACCTCTGATTCTGCTAAGT comes from the Henckelia pumila isolate YLH828 chromosome 1, ASM3356847v2, whole genome shotgun sequence genome and includes:
- the LOC140889317 gene encoding serine/threonine-protein kinase STY46-like isoform X1, whose product is MLMGDSESCSSRQSEWSPVQGRKRRQKAEVFDEVLERLKELDVEEAAEPGFEEELWAHFSMLPDRYTLDVNTERAEDVLRHKKLLSLARDPRTRPAVDVRLVQVLLEDAVHSSFVTGGDAFGFDGSHPPPAFGLSSNHELAFVANKSDATNRDSSMSRKSRPLRPLHEITISTKDKPKLLSGLTSLMSEIGLNIQEAHAFCTIDGYSLDVFVVDGWEHKGIEHLRNTLVKEIPNIEKQSGGIKQELVSPAGGQGPRRNLFPPNNVEIPFDGSDVWEINAKLLDFEYKIASGSNGDLYKGSFQSQDVAIKVFKTEFINGDIQREFAQEVYILRKVRHKNVIQFIGACTRPPLLCIVTEFMSGGSVYDFLHKQKGVFKLPALLKVAIDVSKGMSYLHHNNIIHRDLKAANLLMDENDVVKIADFGVARVQLQSGVMTAETGTYRWMAPEVIEHKPYNHKADVFSFGIVLWELLTGKLPYANLTPLQAAVGVVQKRLRPAIPRHTHPLVVELLERCWQQEPSLRPEFSELVEILQYMAEKVSEEERATKKRNLGDHVSS
- the LOC140889317 gene encoding serine/threonine-protein kinase STY46-like isoform X2; the protein is MLMGDSESCSSRQSEWSPVQGRKRRQKAEVFDEVLERLKELDVEEAAEPGFEEELWAHFSMLPDRYTLDVNTERAEDVLRHKKLLSLARDPRTRPAVDVRLVQVLLEDAVHSSFVTGGDAFGFDGSHPPPAFGLSSNHELAFVANKSDATNRDSSMSRKSRPLRPLHEITISTKDKPKLLSGLTSLMSEIGLNIQEAHAFCTIDGYSLDVFVVDGWEHKGIEHLRNTLVKEIPNIEQSGGIKQELVSPAGGQGPRRNLFPPNNVEIPFDGSDVWEINAKLLDFEYKIASGSNGDLYKGSFQSQDVAIKVFKTEFINGDIQREFAQEVYILRKVRHKNVIQFIGACTRPPLLCIVTEFMSGGSVYDFLHKQKGVFKLPALLKVAIDVSKGMSYLHHNNIIHRDLKAANLLMDENDVVKIADFGVARVQLQSGVMTAETGTYRWMAPEVIEHKPYNHKADVFSFGIVLWELLTGKLPYANLTPLQAAVGVVQKRLRPAIPRHTHPLVVELLERCWQQEPSLRPEFSELVEILQYMAEKVSEEERATKKRNLGDHVSS
- the LOC140889317 gene encoding serine/threonine-protein kinase STY46-like isoform X3, whose amino-acid sequence is MLMGDSESCSSRQSEWSPVQGRKRRQKAEVFDEVLERLKELDVEEAAEPGFEEELWAHFSMLPDRYTLDVNTERAEDVLRHKKLLSLARDPRTRPAVDVRLVQVLLEDAVHSSFVTGGDAFGFDGPLHEITISTKDKPKLLSGLTSLMSEIGLNIQEAHAFCTIDGYSLDVFVVDGWEHKGIEHLRNTLVKEIPNIEKQSGGIKQELVSPAGGQGPRRNLFPPNNVEIPFDGSDVWEINAKLLDFEYKIASGSNGDLYKGSFQSQDVAIKVFKTEFINGDIQREFAQEVYILRKVRHKNVIQFIGACTRPPLLCIVTEFMSGGSVYDFLHKQKGVFKLPALLKVAIDVSKGMSYLHHNNIIHRDLKAANLLMDENDVVKIADFGVARVQLQSGVMTAETGTYRWMAPEVIEHKPYNHKADVFSFGIVLWELLTGKLPYANLTPLQAAVGVVQKRLRPAIPRHTHPLVVELLERCWQQEPSLRPEFSELVEILQYMAEKVSEEERATKKRNLGDHVSS